From Aedes albopictus strain Foshan chromosome 1, AalbF5, whole genome shotgun sequence, one genomic window encodes:
- the LOC109408271 gene encoding RNA-binding protein 25, with the protein MSFPSRPPPAIVPAGMPYGMSSAMMPPTIIPAGMPPSMSQPPPGARSGSFRGPPPTIGSRPQMYNNSNNHHHHDKRDRGDHHDRRGGGVQVPNAAPTMDGPVITVFIGNISDRAPDPMIKKILASCGTVINWKRVSTFGFCEYDGAVAGARAVRLLHDLEIDGKKLVAKVDAKNKALLDNYKDESNGAVSEQSEKLGDDDSMDLITRILDEFSDDLMGPEPADDFGVPRKEKKQLQSANIEEGKRDIISKEIGKFRKYTEEEEIKKEKEKERKKAKEEKKESGEKRRSSSPKKEKEKKSRRRSRSRSRDRERERERERERERERERERERERENRERIERENREREARDRERERERERERERERELMNRNPRDIQKEKEMEEEARDRRKAEKKAKDKEAAYQDRLRNWEARERRKAKDYEKDREKDRCKEEEREKEAKRLKEFLEDYDDERDDPKYYKGRELQRRLAERVREADQDSKDRNKEQEELDELKNKIFAGEYDNPTLEFEKAKKQREDLYRPKILIDVNLEQSQQRERELERERQRELERQRDKERIKANKERYVLAQASRELAAIDAEPIESDSSGHEDNTFASPIDPGTMNNHNHGHHPGHHAGSETRDSFGFASAGQMMMGMGAEDESSRHSMRSNSNMMSMHSPEANSNSGMNSLPEKHQPIAPTISLSLNANAKKKKLEMKDVFNSLEEDGEESNGPKKRKLVPLDDEGKPQNSVPQPVPAPAVQHASSKSSSKSKNAAAATGEDGAAGGGGGGGGGGGSSRSGRDGIKSQEEKRRHIKSIIDKIPTEKADLFNYPLDWNEIDSTIEKKIRPWINKKIIEYIGEPEPTLVDFICSKVLAGSTPQGILDDVQMVLDEEAEVFVVKMWRLLIYEVEAKKVGLTK; encoded by the exons ATGTCGTTTCCGAGTAGACCGCCGCCGGCCATCGTGCCGGCGGGGATGCCGTACGGGATGTCCTCGGCAATGATGCCG CCAACCATCATCCCGGCCGGAATGCCCCCGTCGATGAGTCAGCCACCGCCCGGGGCCCGTTCCGGATCGTTTCGGGGACCTCCGCCCACAATTGGATCCCGGCCGCAGATGTACAACAACTCCAACAATCATCACCACCACGACAAACGCGACCGGGGAGATCACCATGATCGGAGGGGAGGCGGTGTTCAGGTTCCCAATGCAGCTCCCACCATGGATGGGCCGGTGATTACGGTTTTCATTGGGAACATCAGTGACCGGGCGCCGGATCCGATGATCAAGAAGATTCTGGCTTCGTGCGGAACCGTCATCAACTGGAAGCGGGTGTCAACGTTTGGATTCTGCGAATATGA CGGTGCCGTGGCCGGGGCACGGGCGGTGCGCCTGCTGCATGACCTGGAGATCGACGGCAAGAAGCTGGTCGCCAAGGTGGACGCCAAGAACAAAGCCCTGCTGGACAACTACAAGGACGAAAGCAACGGCGCCGTCAGCGAGCAGTCGGAGAAGCTAGGCGACGACGACTCGATGGATCTGATCACCCGGATTCTGGACGAGTTCAGCGACGATCTGATGGGTCCGGAACCTGCGGATGACTTCGGTGTGCCCAGGAAGGAGAAGAAACAGTTGCAGTCTGCCAATATAGAGGAAGGCAAGCGGGACATCATCAGCAAGGAGATCGGTAAATTCCGCAAGTATACCGAGGAGGAAGAGATCAAGAAGGAGAAGGAAAAGGAACGCAAGAAAGCTAAGGAGGAAAAGAAAGAGTCGGGGGAAAAGAGGAGATCGTCCTCGCCGAAGAAGGAGAAAGAGAAGAAGTCCCGACGGCGGAGTCGGTCACGTTCGAGGGATCGCGAACGCGAGCGGGAACGGGAGCGTGAACGCGAACGGGAAAGGGAGCGGGAACGAGAGCGTGAACGCGAAAACCGAGAACGGATAGAGCGTGAAAATCGCGAACGGGAGGCACGGGATCGCGAGCGAGAGCGTGAACGCGAACGGGAGCGGGAACGTGAGAGGGAACTAATGAATCGTAACCCGCGGGACATTCAGAAGGAGAAGGAAATGGAAGAAGAGGCGAGGGACAGGCGGAAGGCTGAAAAGAAAGCCAAGGACAAGGAAGCCGCCTATCAGGATCGGTTGAGGAACTGGGAGGCCCGCGAAAGGCGGAAGGCCAAGGATTACGAGAAGGATCGGGAGAAGGACCGCTGCAAGGAGGAAGAACGAGAGAAGGAAGCTAAGAGGttgaaagagtttttggaggattaTGATGACGAACGGGACGATCCGAAGTACTACAA GGGCCGTGAGTTGCAGCGACGTTTAGCTGAAAGAGTGCGAGAAGCAGATCAAGACTCAAAGGATCGCAACAAAGAACAGGAGGAGTTGGACGAGCTGAAGAACAAAATCTTCGCCGGGGAGTACGATAATCCGACATTAGAGTTTGAAAAG GCCAAGAAGCAGCGAGAGGATCTGTACCGGCCGAAGATCCTAATCGACGTCAACCTTGAGCAGTCGCAACAGCGTGAACGGGAACTAGAACGTGAGCGTCAACGAGAGTTGGAACGGCAGCGTGACAAAGAGCGAATCAAGGCCAACAAGGAACGGTACGTTCTGGCTCAGGCATCCCGAGAACTGGCCGCCATCGATGCGGAACCTATTGAGTCCGATTCCAGTGGCCACGAGGACAATACATTCGCGTCTCCTATCGATCCGGGAACGATGAACAACCATAATCATGGACACCATCCGGGTCACCATGCCGGATCGGAAACCCGCGATTCATTCGGATTTGCCTCGGCCGGGCAGATGATGATGGGAATGGGCGCCGAGGACGAAAGCTCAAGGCACTCGATGCGGTCGAATTCGAATATGATGTCGATGCACAGTCCGGAGGCGAACAGCAACAGCGGAATGAACTCCCTGCCGGAAAAACACCAGCCCATTGCCCCGACGATATCGCTCAGCTTGAACGccaacgccaagaagaagaagctgGAAATGAAGGATGTGTTCAACAGCTTGGAGGAGGATGGCGAAGAGTCCAATGGTCCGAAGAAGCGGAAGCTGGTTCCTTTGG ACGACGAAGGCAAACCACAGAACTCAGTTCCACAGCCAGTTCCGGCCCCCGCGGTACAGCATGCATCTTCCAAGAGCTCTTCCAAGAGTAAGAACGCCGCTGCAGCGACCGGTGAGGATGGTGCtgccggtggtggtggtggtggtggcggtggcggcggtaGCAGTCGATCCGGTCGTGACGGAATCAAATCCCAGGAGGAGAAACGACGGCACATCAAGAGTATTATCGACAAGATACCGACCGAGAAGGCGGACCTCTTCAACTATCCGCTGGACTGGAACGAGATCGATAGCACTATCGAGAAGAAGATCCGACCGTGGATCAACAAGAAGATCATCGAGTACATTGGCGAGCCGGAGCCAACGCTGGTGGACTTTATCTGCTCGAAGGTTCTGGCCGGCAGTACACCGCAGGGCATCCTGGATGATGTGCAGATG GTTCTCGACGAGGAAGCCGAAGTGTTCGTGGTCAAGATGTGGCGCTTGCTGATCTACGAAGTCGAAGCCAAGAAGGTCGGCCTTACGAAGTAA